GCAAAGAATGGAGCTATTTGTGCTTCTGCCTGCCTCCAAGCTACTGGAGGAGCACAAGCCAACTCCCTTCCACCCACAAGATCTCCCAAGAGACACAGCCTTCAAGAATATATTTGGCCTTTCCAGGGCTCAAAAGGATCCTGGGGGATACTACAGGAAGAGCTAGCAAACTAAGTGGAGTCATGAGGCACAAGAGAGACCTTAGACTTACTGGAAGTACACTACCTCTCCTTCACAACAGACActggggaagaggaagatgatgagatagtgcatgcctgtgtgtgtgtttgtgtgtgagtgagagagagagattcttttTCTTAGGTACGATCTCATAAGTAATAAGGTCCTCTGGGAAGAGATAGGGCTATAATCCAAGTCATTCAGAAAATAAGAATGGTAAGTACCTATCCTTATTTGAAGACCCAGGTATATgagcacacatgtatacacaaacTCCAAACATACTCAGATATCTTGCTTTCAAATATAGACTCTGTACACAGACGTGACCTTCTTGCATCAGTAACTCAGTAGATGTGAACAATAAATATACTGCATTCAGATAATGtctgtattttcaaaaaagaataagaatatgtatatgtgtactcTTATAATCTACAAATAGTACACATGCAGAAGCACACAAAGGTATTCAGAGAAGGTAGAAGGTAGTAAGACTATGGAAAATATAGTGGCATGGAAATTGGACAATTATCTCTTTGGGTATATATTTTGCTTTAGGACCTAGGATATTGTACACTCAGGTATGATTAGCCTCAGAACCACAGACCCAGGACCACAGCAGAGAGTGAGCAGCATCCGTTGGGATTTGATACACACTACGATGAAGGGTGTTGGCTAAGGTAGGAGCCTGCATTTTTCTGGAGTTGGGAAAGATGAGctcattattaaaataacagaatTCTCTTAAAGAAGTGTAGCAAAATCCTAAGATTACAAAGAGCCTAGTTCATATTTCTAGGAGTAATAATTATTTAGtctgtattattttctaatttgataaaaaaaatttgataaaaaatttcagaagaaaacttCTTCCACAGAAAATTGGGATAACACTCCATTCACATCCAGGTAGTCTCCTGGCTCTTCACTGGTTCTCTGGTGATATTCTGCACTATCATTCTGTGCAAACCTgaccattcattcaataaatatttactgaatatcttcTGAGTGTCAGGAACTATTCTTAAGTCACAAAAATTTTGGGGCAGATAACCATGCCTTGTGCCATCTATAAAGTACCTTatgaataaaaatcacataatttatgttttcattttaagtgcAAGTGCATTCTTATGTTTTCGTTTTAAGTGCAAGTGTATTCTTAGTCAACTgaatgaatagtgctgctattttaaagattaatttcatttaaaacatgtaATTAACCAAATGCATGCTACTCTACTGCTCTCTATCATCTCCATCTGGTGACAGGCTGGCTGCACTGAGTACATATTCAGAACCTGAAAAAGTCcctgaaacaacagaaataaaataaaataaaataaaaccaaaacaaagtacagtaaagtaaaataaatacaatggacTTAATAGTAGCTACTGGAACTACAGTCATAGTGTCTGGAAAGAAGTAATCTGCCCTCTTTGGCTAGCTTTGTGATTTACAACTTTAAGGAGACAAAAACCATTACAACCTGACAGAATGGCAACACACGAGATTTGAGCAGGGTCATGATTtttctctgaaaacttagaaaaacatatttcatttgggaaaaaaaacaaaacattaaaaacctaaaactaaaaatcaattcaaaaattctaaaataatgcaaataacaAATTAGGCCTAATATATTACATCAAGCATATTAGGGTACAAATACtagaaaatatagatacaaataggtacaaatactagaaaacaaaacttATAGTTCCACAAGTGGGggttaatttttatcatttagtaAAAATCATGGGTGTAGGTAGGTGAGGTTGCTGGTTCAATTTTTCCACCATAGTATTAAACCCATGATTTCCATACATTTCTGTACCTCAACCCTCAGTGTGTTGACTTCCCCCCATTTTAATTACCTCCTTGATAGCTGCTGGAGCTCCGGGCCTCAAATCCAAGttcagaaaagggaaaggagCATGCCTGCACCCGTGCCAGCACATCTTTCTCTTAAAAAGACAGCTTCCCCAGCAGAATTCAATTGATAtttcattgggaaaaaaaatgagacacGTAGCCATTCTTAGCTCCAAGAGAAGCTGAGATATCAAATATATGACAGCAATGTAGATTTATTGCCCAGGTTCAGCATCTTTTCAGCCTCAAAATAAATTAGGTTATGCTAGCAAAGAAAAACGAGGTCATTATTGGCTAGGCAGCTAAAAatgcccatttctttttttcttaactgacACTGAGTTGCAAGTCAGAACCATTTgcaaatcacattttatttaaaatgcaccACTGGTGGAGTTAAATAGaatatttggagaaatttctgAAAGAAGTAGCTAGTAAACTATAAACACTAATCAATGCACTATGGGAATCTCTCACACTGGAAGAAGAATACATTAAGAGCTCTGTGATCTgccaataggaaaaaaatgtgacatGACCAGAGTCATGCAGGTAGCATTTCTATCAGttgacattttctgtttcttcctttttagtcTGTAGGCAAATATCTAGAAAATGAGTCTCATGTGTGAAAATGATGGCCAAAATGGCTAAGAGGAGAAAAATGTTCTATGTTTGATATTCTATCACGGATTTATTATATGTTTTGATCACTTTTAAAAGGAAGAGCAGAGCCGCACTGACTCATTCAGTGATGTCTTGGCACAATTTTAGGTTATATAATTGGGAATGCTAAGTTTCTAATCTACTTGTCGCCTTCTCCACATAGTTACAAAGATACTTAGAGCTTTGCTTTCCTCATATGTCTCAGAGAAATCCAACCTCAGTTTTAATAAGAGTGAGTTTGCTCAAGAGACCAGAAATGAATAGAGCCGAATCTTTGGTATATATCCATATTTATTCActtaatgaaagaacaaaaagattttCCGTGGATGATGCAGCGCATTGCTGCTATGTCTAATCTTAGATTCAGTCACTTTTATGACTGATAGCTCCAGAGttccataatttcttttctatgtttttgctcaaaattttcaaacaaatcAATTCTTTATTCATAGAAAACTTTTTgcatatcattaaaattaagaaaaatcttaAGCCTACAAAAAATAAGAGTGAGTTTGATGCATGGTTAATAGAATAGGCACATCTATTAGAAAGCATATAATGATACTGataatgaaaaaatgacaatgaTGAGGGGACTtgctatttattgaatgtttattgtgaGCTGTATTGTAAGCCAGAAGGCCCACCAAAAAACTCAAGCTCACAAACTATGAAAGGCCACACCTGTTATCAAATTAGAGAAACAGGACAGTAAACACAACACTCCCTGCCAGGATCTGTTGCACATCAGTCTGGAACATCCCTGCGATAGTGGCACCTGCCCAGCACTGTCTTCCTGAAGGCATCCTTTACCTCCTTGTTCCTCAGACAGTAGATGGCTGGGTTGAGGAATGGTACAATGATAGTGTAAAGCACAGAGATGATCTTGTTGTAGTTGAAGGTGTACATGGCCCGGGGACGTGCATAGGTAAAGAGAGTGGAGGAGTAGTAGATAACAACCACTGCCAGGTGAGAAGCACAAGTGGAGAAGGCTTTGCGGCGTCCCTGGGCAGTGGGGATCTTTAGAATGGCTGCAAGGATGGCGGCGTATGATGAAACCACACCCAGCAGAGGGAGTAGAATCATCACCAAGGCCAAGAGGAAGTCTACTAGCTCTGCCTGCTCCTTGTCAGAGCAGGTGAGGTTGAGTAGTGGGGAGATATCACAGAAAAAGTGGTTGATGATGTTGGGTCCACAGTAGGACAGCCGGGAAATGAAAAGAAGCTTCATCATGGAGCTGAAGAAGCCACTGCCCCAACAGGCAGCAGCCAGGCGAGTGGCCAGACTGGGAGGCATGAGACTTGGGTAACGGAGGGGCTCACAGATGGCCAggtagcggtcataggccataaCTGCCAACAGCACACATTCGGTGCAGGCTAAGGCAATGAAGAAGTAGAGCTGGGTCATGCATCCTACATAGGAGACTCTACCGTCCTGGGTAAGAAAGGCTCCCAAGAGCCGGGGAAGGGTGACATTAATGTACCATAGCTCCAGGAAGGAGAGATGGCCAAGGAAAAAGTACATGGGGCGATGAAGGCTTGGAGTGAGCCGGATCGTAAGGATGATGAGTGCATTCTCCAACAACGTCAGCAGGTAAATCgcgagaaagaaaacaaagaggagCAGCTGGCAGAGTGGAGAGGTAGGGAAGCCCACCAAGACGAACTCCTCCATGTGGCCTCCACTCAAATTGCTCATagtctctgtccacttaggtgcctaaaaaagaaaaaaaaatcacaggaagaACAAGAGGTTGAAAGACGAGTGGACCAAACCACTAACATCCTTTCACAGATTATAACCTCTGAAGACGCATGGCCATATATTCTTAAGTATTATGACATCACTTTTTCCCTTCACTGTGATGTTTCATCTCCCACTTCAAAAGCAAACTTCTCAGACTTGATTGAGCATTGTATTCAGGAACTTAGCAACCTTAACTACAGTGAGTATTTGATAAACTTACTGAGTGATTTCAGAACCACCTTAGTATTAGACTCTTATTTTCTTATCCAGCACATGCTCATGCCTCACTTCCCTATAAACTCCTAAGCTCCATATCACCTTGACCCAgtgttttttgaatgaatgaataaaagaaggaGTGACAGCAAGCTGGAGTCTAACGACTTATCTCTCAAGGGAAACTGGACTAAGAGGAAGCATTATAGTAGCTcaaaagattgcttgagctatAGTGCAAAGCAGCATGGCAGGCAGAGAAGTTTGATTTGAAAAGTGTTCACTTCCAACTGGAGACACAGTTCAGGATGGGGGAAATAAGGAACCACTGCCCTAGAAATAGTGATTTTTCCATTCCCTTTACAAGTATTTTTGAGTATATTCTTTGTGCTAGAGTTAGGCTGTCTCATTTGCAGGGCTGATATGGTAGGTTGAGATATGGCCCACAAAAATTGTGCATGCActaatccctgaaacctgtgaatgttacAGCATATGGCAAAGAtgttgcagatgtgattaaatttaggattttgagatgggaagGATTTTcgtggattatccaggtgggccttAAATGCAATCACAAGGGTCCAAATACGACAGAATCAGAGGAGAAGGCAGTGTGAAAATGTAGCAGAGAGAGATGTGGAGTTGTTAGCCTTGAAGACTGGAGAGATGTGGTCACAAGATAAagaatgctggcagccaccatAAGTcaaaagaagcaaggaaggaattCTCCCCGAGATCCTCCAGAGAGAGCTGCCAGCACCTTGAATTCTGTCAAGAGACACTGATTTCGGACTTCTGACTCCCCAGaactgcaagagaaaaaaatctccacTGTTtcaagccaccaaatttgtggtaatttgttacagcagccacggGAGACTGATGCAGCTGGCAAGGCGGCAGAATGGAAAGTGCAGTCACTTTCCCAACCAGTCTGTCTGTCCATTCTCATATCAGTATTGCCCGGGACTGGCATCTCCAGAAGCCCTCCTGGGAAATCACCAGTCTGTCTTGAGATTAGGTCACATGTCAGATGCTATGGAGCATTTTCATTTGTAGTGGGGGTTATGtacttcctttaacatttaaaaaaataaaaacttaaaagacaaTATACCAGCTTGCATACCTTTAACTTGACatctatttttaatcaaaaatttaaatagtttcaGGGGTTCTAATTTTCACTGCAGTGTAAGTACTGacctttttttaagttttttttttcagcatattatgggggtacaaatgttatatatattgcccttgccctcccgcCCCCCTAGAGTCAgggcttcaagggtgtccatcccccagttggtgtgcatggAGTACTGACCTTTTAAATGAAACTGTTAtgttatttcttaatatattcaatagaatttaaaaatcagtgcTATGATAATGATATCCACTaatacttgtttaaaaattacGTAAATGTGTgtctttaaagaaatgaaaattttacatcATTTATCTTACCAAACTCAAAATGCAtgctattataatatatttttatcattgcaaGTTTTTTATGGATTTCCTCTATATCTATCTATGcggtttttgttttctgtactctttttttttttttaagttagaaaagTGAAGgcattttaatttccatgactgaTGGAACCtgttaaaattgtctttaattaacagttttcaaaattaaacatgaaaaatttcaAGTAATCGTGTACTATATGGGAAGAACTACATTTTCTCTAAATCTGAATCTACATTTTCTCTAAATCTGAATCTTTGATATTATCTGTTTTTACGGGTCCCAGAGTTTCTGTACTCTTGAGACTATAAAGGTTTTATAAAAGATTTCCTTTAGATATTATATAAGTAGCATACATTTAACCAAAgcaatataaatctataaaaatttttgaaaaatatgttggacaaaattttaaaaattttttggaaaactATCTTATAATCATGTGGATTGCACTTTTCATCAATGCTCACGTGAATCTAGGAAGACTAATTACCACAATAAGAAAGATTACAGCATCAATTCCATTCTTACTGTTACTTTTAGAGATAAAAACTGAGACAACTAGTTCACATGTAAGTGACATTGATGTGCCACAGCTCCAGAACGACAGTTGTTTCATTATAGTAGTAACACTAAATCATTTGAACTTTTTATTAGCTATGTGCCAAAAATATACAGTAATCtgtcatcaaaattatttttactgaacTATTACTGGACAACTTGATGAGCTCCTATGTCAACTGTGTTGAAGGAAGCAGATTGGAAACCACTGAAGTGCTAAAGGATTTGCTACACAGTTATTAGTCATTCACTTTCTCAGCACTGACATTGGCGTTGGCACGAACTTACCCTCCGGGAGGATCTTCCATGCAGCAAGATTCAGTTATGCCTTTCCTTGTGAAGAGGGAGGaatgtttttgaaaagagaagtgagaaaggaaaagatacaCTTTCTCAAGGAGATAAACTTTAAGAAGAGCTTTTAAGGGAGTTGAAATCAGGGAATCTGGTCTTTGCAACTATTGCTTCCAGGACCTTGGTACATTTTTTTGTACCCTCAAATACCCATTATCTCCAGTTTGGAAACAGTGACAATGTGTCAGATACTTTTCTGAGTGAGAGTTTGGAGAGGAGGTGGGCTAGTAGGGTTAGAAACAGGGTAGGAAGGGAGCCCAACATGCCTTGGGGGTAGGTAATAACAGAGGATGGGGAAAACTCCAAAATGAAGGCTGGAAACTCCCAAGAGCCACGGTAAGGGAATTCAGATGCTGAGTTCAGACTCAGCAATGAAAGAAAGTCTGAAAAGAAACTTGTCTTAGCAAACCCTCTATTCTCAGTAAACAGAGTGGTAGCTAGACCATAGTAGACACCCAATACATATTAATGGCATGAGTTTCAGTCTTGATTTGTATAGTCTTGAATAATTTACTTCATTCAgacacatattttgaaatatagataaACTAAATATAAGCTATTTGTATTTAGGAAATACAGCTAGGGTCTTTCCTAGTTATAGCACTGCATGAAATTTGGCTGAAATTGGCCAGGGTCAGTCCTGAGGGACAGGGGAAGGGTTGTTGGAAAAtgaggtggagggtgggaggcagCCTTGGAAACACACTGTTCCCAAGTCTCTTTAAAGACAGTCTTGATCTGCAGCACCCCTTGGCTTAAATCGTCTGCTGCTTCAAAGGCAAGCCTGTAAATTGAGGGCCTTACCTGGAGAGGTTCCTATCTCCTAGAGGTTCCtaactcctgcccactcctcagTAACACTGTACATCATCTTCTTCATGGGTTTCCAGTTCAGTTGTTGAAACCAGAATCCTGCTTGCTATTCAGACTGGCCTACTATTGCCAGGGATTATTTTCTCCAGCTGAGGCAACTTTGGACCTTAATACCTGCCAGATATTGTTTCTCCCCTTTTGATACATCCTGCTCCAAGTTTGCCTCCCCTTTTTGAAGAGGCCCTGCTGCATATACTACTTCTGAATCACGGTACTCAGCTCCCTCCTATATCCCTGAGTATCAGTGCTCTGTGTGCACTtaagtcttgttttttttttgttttgttttgttttttttcctatttgctcTAATTTCTGGGCTGTGCCTTTTCTCCCTCATCAGTCTGGGAACCACCTGCCTCCTTTATTAGCTTAGCATAGCTTTTATATCAGGGCAGCATTTCACCATCAGGACCAACAAACCAGCCTGAAATTTTAGCATTCACACAATGGCATCTCTCATTTGGCAATGTAAGTTTCAAAGGATAATTAATGGGGAGAATCTTGAGGATTTTCTCCCATCTTGTTTCTTCTCAGAGCCAAGAGCATCTCTTTACCCAGAGGTCTTCTCAGGACTAAATTATGTCTACGGTATTGTGCCATTTATCTTTTACGTGGCTTGGAGCACCCCTGTCACCATCATCCTCCCCTTCATGTCTATTACCTATTATTCTTATCTAACCTTCCAGTCACATCAGAGTTCATCTGATTTTTGCACATGAATAAACATGATAAGCACCAGTGCCTCTGTGAGGATTTCGTCCAAAAGGTCTCTCACATCTGCTGTTGTGGTTATGACTCTACTCACACATCTATGGGGTAATTTTGCATTTACCTGGATTTTTCTCCCTCAGTAGCAGAAACTGTCACTCATTTCTCTGTCCTAGTTAGGTTCAGTGCTTTGGAAATGATAtcttatcaataaatatttatcaaattagttaagctttaaaaaaaggtATTAATCTAGGAATTTGGGGATTTAATGCTCCTTTCTGTTTCTGCGGTGGAAAGCTGAACCTGTGTTCTTGTCTATCAAATAGCGAGTGTTGCTGCTGTTGGTGATGACATCTGTCATTCCTACTTCCTTGGACTATGTGACCATCAAAGAGAAAATCATCAGAGGATTATGTGCCCATGTTatgaaacaatttattatttta
This region of Microcebus murinus isolate Inina chromosome 2, M.murinus_Inina_mat1.0, whole genome shotgun sequence genomic DNA includes:
- the OR6P1 gene encoding olfactory receptor 6P1: MSNLSGGHMEEFVLVGFPTSPLCQLLLFVFFLAIYLLTLLENALIILTIRLTPSLHRPMYFFLGHLSFLELWYINVTLPRLLGAFLTQDGRVSYVGCMTQLYFFIALACTECVLLAVMAYDRYLAICEPLRYPSLMPPSLATRLAAACWGSGFFSSMMKLLFISRLSYCGPNIINHFFCDISPLLNLTCSDKEQAELVDFLLALVMILLPLLGVVSSYAAILAAILKIPTAQGRRKAFSTCASHLAVVVIYYSSTLFTYARPRAMYTFNYNKIISVLYTIIVPFLNPAIYCLRNKEVKDAFRKTVLGRCHYRRDVPD